A genomic window from Verrucomicrobiia bacterium includes:
- a CDS encoding histidinol-phosphate transaminase — protein sequence MSALVFNPQVTGLPVYVPGRPIEAVARDLGLDPSAIIKLASNENPLGPSPQAVEAMTRAVREVHLYPDGGAIRLKQALAARLYLSPDQLVLGNGSNEILELVGHALLRPDDEVVVAEYSFAVYAIVTALFGARLVTVPAHGFGADVPAMLRAITPRTRVVFLANPNNPTGTLITREALSGLLAGVPSHVLLVLDEAYLEFLEDPPDCLPLIREGTHPNLLLVRTFSKIFGLAGLRLGYGMGVAELIGGLERLRQPFNINSVAQAGALAALDDVGHLAATRANNRLGLGYLHAALSQMGLQHVPSHANFVLARVGDGAAVFAALQERGVITRPMASYGLPDWIRISVGLPAENHRCVSALREILADRAVAGA from the coding sequence ATGAGTGCGCTCGTGTTCAACCCCCAGGTGACCGGTCTGCCGGTGTACGTGCCGGGGAGGCCGATCGAAGCGGTGGCCCGGGATCTGGGCCTTGATCCGTCGGCAATCATCAAACTGGCCTCCAACGAGAATCCCCTGGGGCCGTCGCCGCAGGCCGTGGAGGCCATGACCCGGGCCGTGCGTGAGGTGCATCTGTATCCGGACGGCGGCGCCATCCGCCTGAAGCAGGCCCTGGCTGCGCGCCTCTACCTGTCTCCCGACCAGCTGGTGCTGGGCAATGGCTCCAATGAGATCCTCGAACTGGTCGGCCATGCGCTGTTGCGTCCGGACGACGAGGTCGTGGTGGCCGAGTACTCGTTTGCGGTCTATGCGATCGTGACCGCCCTGTTTGGCGCCCGGCTGGTGACGGTTCCGGCGCATGGATTCGGCGCCGACGTTCCCGCGATGCTCCGGGCCATCACGCCCCGCACCCGGGTGGTGTTTCTGGCCAATCCCAACAACCCGACGGGCACCCTGATCACCCGCGAAGCCCTGAGCGGACTGCTCGCCGGCGTGCCGTCCCACGTGCTGCTGGTTCTCGACGAGGCCTACCTGGAATTCCTTGAGGATCCCCCGGACTGCCTGCCGCTGATCCGCGAGGGCACGCATCCGAACCTGCTGCTGGTGCGCACGTTCTCCAAGATCTTTGGCCTCGCCGGACTCCGCCTCGGGTACGGCATGGGCGTCGCGGAACTGATCGGTGGGCTGGAACGGCTGCGGCAGCCGTTCAACATCAATTCCGTGGCCCAGGCGGGGGCACTCGCCGCGCTGGACGACGTCGGGCATCTGGCGGCCACCCGCGCCAACAACCGGCTGGGACTCGGCTACCTGCACGCGGCGTTGTCCCAGATGGGACTGCAGCATGTGCCCAGCCACGCCAACTTTGTGCTCGCGAGGGTCGGGGACGGCGCCGCGGTGTTTGCCGCGCTCCAGGAGCGCGGAGTGATCACACGGCCGATGGCCAGTTACGGGCTCCCGGACTGGATCCGGATTTCCGTGGGACTGCCTGCGGAGAATCACCGATGCGTGTCGGCGCTCCGCGAGATCCTGGCCGACCGGGCCGTGGCCGGGGCATGA
- a CDS encoding Txe/YoeB family addiction module toxin — MSRSVVFTRQAQKDARKIASSNLRPQAQRLLDIIARSPFQTPPPYEKMVGDLSAAYSHRINIQHRLVYQIYETERTAQ; from the coding sequence GTGAGCCGGTCCGTTGTTTTCACCCGGCAGGCGCAGAAGGATGCCAGGAAGATTGCGTCCTCCAACCTCCGGCCACAGGCCCAGCGGCTCCTGGACATCATCGCCAGGAGTCCTTTTCAGACACCACCGCCGTACGAGAAGATGGTTGGCGACCTGTCGGCTGCGTATTCGCACCGCATCAACATCCAGCATCGTCTCGTGTATCAGATTTACGAGACGGAGCGCACGGCACAGTAG
- a CDS encoding c-type cytochrome: MFRLPRVRALRNPRPRRATLLLVPVLAALTAGASVIVPQPEGSTLDTGELLLGELNCTACHAATPASAARLESRAAPRLGRDGLRLTPGWIRSWLADPEGTKPGSLMPDLLHGLPEAGRAEAIEALTQFLVSVQPPGPADAVSADPARAVIGRRLYHSLGCAACHAPLERGEAGEQTFDAAQAGAVPLGNLARKYPAGELVRFLRDPGAHRPSGRMPSLSLSESEATDLAVYLLRAQLDLPPADSAPVAGLRWDYFEGEFRKCADLVAASPVASGVTNQVTAEVARRDALFGLRFNGGIEVPADGEYTFWARSDDGSQVLVDGRVVVDNDGEHGAETRSGRVALTAGYHPFQVLFTQVGGGFELKVEWAGPGFRRQVIPPEVFRHFARPMRPVDDVPWVADAAGVAKGRDWFERLNCGACHAGADLPPGRPASALEALASQAASGCLADPAPATVPRYALSAEQRMALRAATSRSGELAAPVAPARRVEATLTRFNCLACHERDGVGGPVAGGRADWFEAVGEVDLGDEGRIPPALTGVGAKLRPEWLAQVLSEGSKVRPYMATRMPVFGTPQVSGLPAALRAVDRRADAPGAPAVTDRDAKLGWKLVGNDGLGCVACHTFGKLGSLGIPALGLDTMGHRLEWDWFRRYLPDPAALRPGTRMPTFWPDGRAVNDAILGGDTDAQIRALWAYLAAGARAEVPAGLIRGRQELVPAGEPLIYRNFIEGAGSRAIAVGYPERVHLAYDAGTVRPALIWQGSFMDGARHAAGRGVGFEPPLGDHVIALPDGPPLAVLTDPSAPWPSATGADAGYRFLGYRFDASRRPVFRYTFSGVTVEESFEPRPGEVDMTLVRTLRLTGSAPGPIWFRAAASDVEANPDGTWTVGKQLLLHLEGDGRPEIFHGELRVPVRVPGVLREELTW, encoded by the coding sequence GTGTTTCGCCTTCCCAGAGTTCGTGCCCTCCGAAATCCGCGCCCGCGCCGGGCAACGCTGCTGCTGGTCCCGGTCCTCGCTGCCCTGACCGCTGGCGCCTCCGTGATCGTGCCGCAACCGGAGGGCAGCACGCTGGACACAGGGGAATTGTTGCTGGGTGAACTGAACTGCACTGCCTGCCACGCCGCCACGCCCGCCTCGGCGGCCCGCCTGGAGTCGCGCGCGGCGCCGCGACTGGGGCGGGACGGGCTGCGGCTGACACCGGGATGGATCCGCTCGTGGCTCGCGGATCCCGAGGGGACCAAGCCCGGCAGCCTCATGCCCGACCTGCTCCATGGCCTTCCGGAGGCCGGACGCGCCGAGGCCATCGAGGCCCTGACCCAGTTCCTGGTGTCCGTGCAGCCCCCGGGGCCTGCGGACGCCGTCAGCGCCGACCCGGCAAGGGCTGTCATCGGACGGCGGCTCTATCATTCGCTCGGCTGTGCGGCGTGCCACGCGCCATTGGAACGTGGCGAGGCCGGTGAACAGACGTTCGATGCGGCCCAGGCCGGCGCGGTTCCCCTTGGGAACCTTGCCCGGAAATATCCTGCCGGTGAACTCGTGCGGTTCCTTCGGGATCCGGGCGCCCACCGGCCCTCGGGCCGGATGCCCTCCCTCAGCCTGTCGGAGTCCGAGGCGACGGATCTCGCGGTCTATCTGCTCCGGGCCCAGCTGGACCTGCCGCCCGCGGACTCGGCGCCCGTCGCGGGCCTGCGCTGGGACTATTTTGAAGGGGAGTTCCGCAAATGCGCCGACCTCGTGGCCGCGTCACCGGTGGCCTCCGGGGTCACCAACCAGGTGACCGCGGAGGTCGCACGCCGCGATGCGCTGTTCGGTCTGCGCTTCAACGGCGGCATCGAGGTGCCGGCCGACGGGGAGTACACCTTTTGGGCCCGTTCCGACGACGGCTCCCAGGTGCTGGTGGATGGTCGGGTGGTGGTGGACAACGACGGGGAGCATGGAGCCGAGACCCGTTCCGGGCGCGTGGCGCTGACCGCCGGCTACCATCCGTTCCAGGTGCTGTTCACCCAGGTGGGTGGGGGCTTTGAATTGAAGGTCGAGTGGGCGGGACCGGGATTCCGGCGGCAGGTGATCCCCCCCGAGGTGTTCCGCCATTTCGCGCGGCCCATGCGTCCGGTGGACGATGTCCCGTGGGTCGCCGATGCCGCAGGCGTGGCGAAGGGGCGCGACTGGTTCGAGCGTCTGAACTGTGGGGCCTGCCATGCGGGTGCGGATCTGCCCCCGGGGCGGCCGGCGTCCGCCCTGGAAGCCCTCGCCTCGCAGGCCGCCTCCGGCTGCCTCGCGGATCCGGCGCCCGCGACGGTCCCGCGATACGCGTTGAGCGCGGAACAGCGCATGGCGCTGCGGGCCGCGACGAGCCGGTCGGGCGAGCTCGCAGCGCCGGTGGCCCCCGCCCGGCGGGTCGAGGCAACACTGACGCGGTTCAATTGCCTGGCCTGTCACGAGAGGGACGGCGTGGGCGGTCCGGTCGCGGGCGGCCGGGCGGACTGGTTCGAGGCGGTCGGCGAAGTGGATCTTGGAGATGAGGGACGGATCCCTCCGGCGCTCACCGGCGTCGGGGCAAAGCTCCGGCCGGAATGGCTGGCCCAGGTGCTTTCCGAGGGGTCCAAGGTGCGTCCGTACATGGCGACCCGGATGCCCGTGTTCGGTACCCCGCAAGTCTCCGGGCTTCCGGCGGCACTGCGTGCGGTGGACCGGCGGGCGGACGCTCCCGGGGCTCCTGCGGTGACCGATCGTGATGCGAAACTGGGTTGGAAACTGGTCGGCAACGACGGCCTGGGCTGCGTGGCCTGCCACACGTTCGGCAAGTTGGGTTCCCTGGGGATCCCAGCCCTTGGACTCGACACCATGGGACACCGGCTGGAGTGGGACTGGTTCCGAAGGTATCTTCCTGATCCCGCCGCCCTGCGTCCGGGCACGCGCATGCCGACGTTCTGGCCCGATGGACGGGCGGTGAATGACGCGATTCTCGGTGGTGACACCGACGCCCAGATCCGGGCCCTCTGGGCCTACCTCGCCGCGGGTGCCCGTGCCGAGGTCCCCGCCGGGCTCATCCGCGGACGCCAGGAACTCGTGCCGGCGGGCGAGCCCCTGATTTATCGGAACTTCATCGAGGGCGCCGGATCGAGGGCGATTGCCGTCGGCTATCCGGAGCGCGTCCACCTGGCCTACGATGCCGGAACGGTCCGCCCGGCGTTGATCTGGCAGGGCAGCTTCATGGATGGCGCACGCCACGCCGCCGGACGCGGGGTGGGCTTCGAGCCCCCGCTGGGCGATCATGTGATCGCCCTTCCGGACGGGCCGCCGCTGGCCGTGCTGACCGATCCATCGGCGCCCTGGCCGTCGGCAACCGGTGCCGACGCCGGCTACCGGTTTCTCGGCTACCGCTTTGATGCCAGCCGCCGCCCGGTTTTCCGCTACACGTTTTCCGGCGTCACCGTGGAGGAGTCCTTCGAGCCGCGCCCCGGCGAGGTGGACATGACCCTGGTGCGCACCCTGCGCCTCACCGGAAGCGCCCCCGGTCCGATCTGGTTTCGCGCCGCCGCCAGCGACGTCGAGGCGAATCCCGACGGGACCTGGACCGTGGGCAAGCAACTGCTCCTCCACCTGGAAGGAGATGGACGTCCCGAAATCTTCCATGGCGAACTCCGCGTCCCGGTCCGCGTCCCGGGTGTCCTTCGCGAGGAACTGACGTGGTAG
- a CDS encoding DUF3313 family protein encodes MNTRWTRLIAALTAVLSLAVVILATGCAGTPRPPKKSGFLFNYSNLRQVDETTWRFVNTNRLALYSKFMIGPIQILPTEFDGRPITEEEKARATDFIRESVTRALESRGFEVVPRAFGEIGEIRVAITDVYRSRSQIGLTVEGSIVDSASAFQAAAVMKTELAPAQLGSWWDNARGRGIINSWAERMAEAIADAHAHAAGR; translated from the coding sequence ATGAATACCCGCTGGACGCGTCTCATCGCCGCTCTAACCGCCGTTCTCTCCCTCGCCGTTGTCATTCTCGCCACCGGATGCGCCGGCACGCCACGCCCGCCGAAGAAGTCGGGCTTTCTCTTCAACTATTCCAACCTCAGGCAGGTGGACGAGACCACCTGGCGCTTCGTCAACACCAACCGGCTCGCGCTCTACAGCAAGTTCATGATCGGCCCGATCCAGATCCTGCCCACGGAATTCGACGGCCGGCCGATCACGGAAGAGGAAAAGGCCCGCGCGACCGACTTCATCCGGGAGTCCGTGACCCGGGCACTCGAATCCCGCGGCTTCGAGGTCGTTCCCCGGGCTTTTGGGGAGATCGGCGAGATTCGCGTGGCGATCACCGACGTGTACAGGTCCCGCAGCCAGATCGGCTTGACGGTCGAGGGCTCCATCGTGGACTCGGCGTCCGCGTTTCAGGCGGCCGCGGTCATGAAGACCGAGCTGGCACCCGCGCAGCTGGGTTCGTGGTGGGATAACGCGCGCGGCCGCGGAATCATCAACTCTTGGGCGGAGCGCATGGCCGAAGCCATCGCCGACGCCCACGCCCACGCCGCCGGCAGATAG